GCTTCAGGTCCTTTGGGAGGGGCTTGTCTCGGGCGTGCTTTATGCACTCATCGCGCTGGGCTTTGTCTTGATTTACAAATCCTCGCGCATTTTCAACTTTGCCCAAGGCATCATGGTGGTGTTCGCCGCGCTCACGCTGGTGGGCCTGCATGAAAAAGGCGTGCCTGCATGGCTGGCCCTGCCGCTCACTCTGGCGGTGATGTATGTGCTGGCTATGACGGTGGAGCGGGTGGTGCTGCGCCCGCTTGTCGGCCAACCCGACATCATCCTGTTCATGGCGACGATTGGCATTACCTTGTTTCTCGTGGGTTTTGGCGAATTCGTCTTTGGCGGCGAAAACAAAGTTATGATCACCGAGGCGCTGGGCATTCCAACGGGCGCGTTCGAGTTCGAGCCCTTCGGCGGTTTCGTGCTGCTGGAGCAAAAGGACCTTGCCGCCGTTGGCATGGCGGTGGTTCTGGTCATTGCCTTGCTCACGTTTTTGAACAAAACCGCTATGGGCCGCGCCATCCGCGCGCTGGGAGATGACCATCAGGCGGCGCTGTCGGTAGGAATTTCCCTCTCCACGATTTGGGTGATTGTGTGGTTCATTGCCGGTGTCATAGCCCTTGCCACCGGCATCGTGTGGGGTGCGCGGGCAGGGGTGTCGTTCGCGCTGGAGGTGATTGCCTATAAGGCTCTGCCGGTGCTTATGCTGGGCGGGTTGGAATCCGTTTCCGGTGCCATCATCGGCGGCATTGCCATTGGCCTATTGGAAAAGCTCTTTGAAATCTACTGGGGTCAACCGCTGCTAGGTGGCAACACGGAAACGTGGTTCGCCTTCATTCTGGCCCTCATTGTGCTGCTGTTCCGTCCGCAAGGGCTGTTTGGTGAGCGCATCATCGAGCGCGTATAAGGGAGGGAAACCAGATGTTTTATAATACCTCCGGCCAGTTCAAAACCACATACAAGGCAGATCAGGCCCTGTTTCCTATCAAGCAGGATTCATGGCTGCTCATGGTGGTGCTGCTTGCCGCATTTGTGGTGTTTCCGCTTACCGCCAGCGAGTTCACCTTTAAGGCCCTGCTGGTGCCGGTGCTCATTTATGCTCTTGCGGCGATGGGCCTTAACATCCTCACCGGCTTTGCCGGCCAGCTCTCGCTGGGCACCGCCGGTTTCATGGGCGTTGGGGCCTATGCCTGCTACAAGCTCACGACCATATTTCCAGAAATGAACCTGATTCTGGCGCTGGCACTTTCCGGCTGCTTTTCTGCTGCCGTTGGCGTGGCCTTCGGCTTGCCGTCCTTGCGCATCAAGGGCTTTTATCTGGCCATCGCCACACTGGCCTCCCAGTTCTTTCTGGTCTGGCTCTTCGAGAAATGGGCATGGCTTTACAACTACAACGCCTCGGGCGCCATTGAAGTGCGTACGCTGGATCTGTTCGGCCTCACGGTCACCGGCCCGACTGCAACGGCCATGACACAGTACTACTTTGTGCTGGGCGTTGTGAGTGTCATCACCTTCGGACTTATCAACCTCACCCGCGGGCGTTACGGGCGCATGTGGAAGGCGGTGCGGGATATGGATATCGCCGCCGAGCTGGTGGGCATCAACCTCATGCGCGCCAAGCTCAGTGCCTTTGCGGTCAGCTCCTATGTGGTGGGTATTGCCGGTGCGCTCATGGTGTTTTTATGGAAAGGGGCGGCAGAGCCGAACCTGTTCGACATTCCCATGAGCTTTCAAATCCTGTTCATCGCCATCATCGGTGGCCTTGGTAGCATCATGGGCAACTTCTTGGGCGCCATCTTCATCGTGGCCCTGCCGGTTGTCCTGAATAGCCTGCCGCAGGCGCTGGGCATTGAGGTGCACTCCGCCTCAATGGAGCATGTGAATGTGATGATCGTGGGGGCCTTGATTATCTTTTTCCTGATTGTGGAACCGCTGGGTCTAGCCCGTCTTTGGGGCTTGATCCGCGAAAAACTGATTATATGGCCTTTCCCCCACTAAGAGCTTTGGGAGAGCTTGGGAAAGGTGCTCCGAACCGGAGAAACTGGGAGGAAACGGAATGAAAATAACTAAATTTGCGCAGCTTTTGGCTGCGGGATCGCTTGCACTGGCATGCAGCGGGGTCATGGCCTCGGCGGAAGGGCTTTATACACCAAACATGGCCTACCGCACCGGACCTTTTGCAGCCACCGGCACACCTTTGATGAACGGCCAGCGCGATTATGTGGAAATGCTCAACGCACGGGACGGGGGCGTTGGCGGTATCAAGATCGACTTTGAAGAGTGCGAAACCGCCTACAACACCACAAAGGGTGTGGAGTGCTATGAAAAGACCAAGGGCAATGCCATTGTCACCCAGCCGTGGTCAACAGGTATTACTCTTCAGGTTCTGCCACGCACCAACGTTGATAAAATCCCGATCCTCGCTCCCGGTTATGGCTTCTCGCCCATGTCCGACGGCAATACCTTTGCATGGGCGTTCAACCCGCCAGTGTCTTACTGGGATGGGGCCTCCATGATCTTGCAGGGTATCAGCGAGGGGAACCTCGATAACCTCAAGGGTAAGAAAGTCGCCCTGCTGCATCTGGATCACCCGTTTGGCAAGGAGCCTATTCCCTTAATGGAAAAGCTCTCCGCCAAACACGGGTTCGAGCTGCTCACCATTCCCGTGGGCCTGAAAGAAATGCAGAACCAGTCATCCCAATGGCTGCAAATCCGCCGCGAACGGCCTGATTTCGTGGTTATGTGGGGGTGGGGTGCCATGAATGCGGGCGCACTAACCGAAGCAGCCAAAACCCGCTACCCAATGGATCAGTTCGTGGGCGTTTGGTGGTCCGGCTCTGATGGAGACTTGCAAGCGCTGGGCAACAAGGGCAAGGGTTACCGTTCCTTGTCCTTCAACGTTCCGGGCGACTATCCGGTCATTGCCGACATCAAGAAACACGTGGTGGATGCGGGTAAGTCCTATGTGAAATCCGAGGCTGATCTGGACACGGTGTTCTATCAGCGCGGTGTGGTCATGTCCATGATCATGGTTGAGGGCATAAAGGCTGCGCAAAAGCACTTTGGGACCGCAGACATCACGCCATCACAAATGCGCTGGGGGCTGGAAAATCTGGATATTTCTAAGGCAACTTTGGAAGAGCTTGGTATGGCCGGAATGGCCGCTCCCTTCTCCACTTCCTGCGATAACCACACAGGGCATGCGGGTGCATGGCTTCTGGAGTGGGACGGCAAGAAGTTCACCCAGTCCGGCGATATGCTGTTGGCTGATCGGGAGGTGATTGCCCCGTTGGAAGCGCAAAAGGCTGCCGAATACGCCAGGAACAATGCGCCGTGGCCGGGCCGCGATGGCATTGCCTGCAATTAAGCGCGTTTAACGAAAAAGGGAAGCCGGCTGGTGGTTTTGCCCGCTTCCCTTCACGAGAAAACCAGTTTTCACCGGAGCCTTTGCTATGGCCGTTCAAGCACAACACCAAATTTCCCCCGAATTAAACGGGGCCAATATTTTGAGCGTGAACAATATTGAAGTGATTTACGATCACGTGGTTCTGGTGCTCAAAGGCGTTTCTCTCACCGTTCCCAAAGGGGGGATTGTCGCTCTGCTGGGGGCAAATGGCGCGGGTAAAACCACCACGCTGAAAGCCATCTCCAACCTGCTTCAGGCCGAGCGGGGGGAGGTAACTAAAGGGACAATTTTGTTTGATGAAAAGGAAGTTCAGGCATTATCGGCTAACATGCTGGTGCGCCGTGGCTGTATTCAGGTCATGGAAGGCCGGCACTGTTTTGGCCATTTATCCATAGAAGACAATCTCTTGAGCGGTGCTTACACACGTAAGGACGGCAAGGCGGCCATCAAGCGGGATCTGGAAAAAGTCTATGCCTATTTCCCAAGGCTCAAAGAGCGGAGCTCATCACAGGCGGGTTACACTTCGGGCGGGGAACAGCAAATGTGCGCCATCGGGCGGGCACTTATGAGCAAGCCGCAGATGATTTTGCTGGATGAGCCTTCCATGGGCCTTGCCCCGCAGCTGGTGGAAGAAATCTTTGAAATCGTAAAAGAGCTGAACCGGAAAGAGGGTGTGTCTTTTCTTCTGGCCGAACAGAATACCAATGTAGCACTGAAATACGCAGACTACGGGTACATTATGGAAGCAGGGCGCGTTGTTCTGGATGGGGACGCTGCATCCTTGAGAGAGAATGAG
This genomic window from Pseudovibrio sp. M1P-2-3 contains:
- a CDS encoding branched-chain amino acid ABC transporter permease gives rise to the protein MYDAPDFLLQVLWEGLVSGVLYALIALGFVLIYKSSRIFNFAQGIMVVFAALTLVGLHEKGVPAWLALPLTLAVMYVLAMTVERVVLRPLVGQPDIILFMATIGITLFLVGFGEFVFGGENKVMITEALGIPTGAFEFEPFGGFVLLEQKDLAAVGMAVVLVIALLTFLNKTAMGRAIRALGDDHQAALSVGISLSTIWVIVWFIAGVIALATGIVWGARAGVSFALEVIAYKALPVLMLGGLESVSGAIIGGIAIGLLEKLFEIYWGQPLLGGNTETWFAFILALIVLLFRPQGLFGERIIERV
- a CDS encoding branched-chain amino acid ABC transporter permease translates to MFYNTSGQFKTTYKADQALFPIKQDSWLLMVVLLAAFVVFPLTASEFTFKALLVPVLIYALAAMGLNILTGFAGQLSLGTAGFMGVGAYACYKLTTIFPEMNLILALALSGCFSAAVGVAFGLPSLRIKGFYLAIATLASQFFLVWLFEKWAWLYNYNASGAIEVRTLDLFGLTVTGPTATAMTQYYFVLGVVSVITFGLINLTRGRYGRMWKAVRDMDIAAELVGINLMRAKLSAFAVSSYVVGIAGALMVFLWKGAAEPNLFDIPMSFQILFIAIIGGLGSIMGNFLGAIFIVALPVVLNSLPQALGIEVHSASMEHVNVMIVGALIIFFLIVEPLGLARLWGLIREKLIIWPFPH
- a CDS encoding ABC transporter substrate-binding protein, which produces MKITKFAQLLAAGSLALACSGVMASAEGLYTPNMAYRTGPFAATGTPLMNGQRDYVEMLNARDGGVGGIKIDFEECETAYNTTKGVECYEKTKGNAIVTQPWSTGITLQVLPRTNVDKIPILAPGYGFSPMSDGNTFAWAFNPPVSYWDGASMILQGISEGNLDNLKGKKVALLHLDHPFGKEPIPLMEKLSAKHGFELLTIPVGLKEMQNQSSQWLQIRRERPDFVVMWGWGAMNAGALTEAAKTRYPMDQFVGVWWSGSDGDLQALGNKGKGYRSLSFNVPGDYPVIADIKKHVVDAGKSYVKSEADLDTVFYQRGVVMSMIMVEGIKAAQKHFGTADITPSQMRWGLENLDISKATLEELGMAGMAAPFSTSCDNHTGHAGAWLLEWDGKKFTQSGDMLLADREVIAPLEAQKAAEYARNNAPWPGRDGIACN
- a CDS encoding ABC transporter ATP-binding protein: MAVQAQHQISPELNGANILSVNNIEVIYDHVVLVLKGVSLTVPKGGIVALLGANGAGKTTTLKAISNLLQAERGEVTKGTILFDEKEVQALSANMLVRRGCIQVMEGRHCFGHLSIEDNLLSGAYTRKDGKAAIKRDLEKVYAYFPRLKERSSSQAGYTSGGEQQMCAIGRALMSKPQMILLDEPSMGLAPQLVEEIFEIVKELNRKEGVSFLLAEQNTNVALKYADYGYIMEAGRVVLDGDAASLRENEDVKEFYLGVGGEGRKSFKNVKHYKRRKRWLA